Below is a window of Leishmania panamensis strain MHOM/PA/94/PSC-1 chromosome 30 sequence DNA.
accagcgcctggTACCCGGCGTCAGCGTGACTACGACGGCAGCCGCGACCCCTGTGACGAGCGTGgcgcgcgcgaggcggagTGCGTCCGCGATGCCCCGGCGCccccgcagcgccgtgcgcGGCACGAGCGGGAAGCCAAAGAGCCGTCCAACGTCTTGTGGGTTGGCAACCTCGTTCCGTACATAACAAATGAGAAGCTGACCGAGGTGTTCGAGGTGTTTGGCCCCATCTCGAGCGTCTCCCGTCTCGGTCGCTCCAACATGGCCTTTTTGCACTACGAAACGGTCGAACAGTGCACAATGGCCATCGAAACAATGAAGGGTAGGCCGATTGAGGGGGTTATGCTGAGCTTGAACTATGGCCACGACGCCCAGCATGCGAACGACGTggctggtggcagcggcaccggcgcagAGGGACCGGCAGGGAGTGGCGGTCACAACTACGGCAACGTTCCCCTCACCGCCGACGGTATTCCTGTCAACGAAACACCAACGAACATCATTTACCTCGGCCATCTCCCCGCCGATGCGGAGGCCAAGGATGTCGAAGATTTATTCACGCCATACGACGGTTTCATCTTCAGCAAGTTTGTCGGTACCAGTGGGATCGGCTTTGGCCACTTCGACACAATTGAGTCCTCTCGGCTGGCGCGCGCAGGGTTGTCCAACGCGATGATCAAGGGGACACCGATCCGTGTGAGCTTCGGCAAGCAGAATCACACGTATACCATGGCTGATCGGCGCCGCATCGGTGAGCCAGCCCTGGgcaatggcggcggtgagttCAACTTGGACGCTATGATGCGCGGCCCCGGCGTGCAGTTGGACGGCACCACCGGCGCTCTTGTGGCTGGCGGCTACGGCGGTGGGACGTTGGTTCTGCCGGCcatgggcggcggcgctgccggtggcggcatTGGTGGTACAGAGAGCAATGTGTATGTCCGCAAGCGCGAGGCGCCGGAGATGACCTTGGAGAACCGCCTTCAATCATTGTTGGGCAGCACGTACAACAGCTGTGGCGCCAGAGGCCTCGAGATCAGTCCGAGCCAGATTCAGGCAGTGTGTCAGCTCGTGGACAACTGTGTCAGCGAGTCCGCGTGCGAGACGCTCCGGCAGGCGCTCACGCTCTATTCCCCGCTGCGCGCTGTGCACATTTTTAACGTGGTGGCGAAGCGCATGAGAGAGTTCTCTGATGACCCACACAAGCGCCTCTTCGTGCTGTACGCCGTGACGCACGTGCTACTTGGCGTGTCCACCGAATATGTTCCCTTCACTGAGGCAGCGCTCAACGCCTACctgatggtgctgctggtggcgaGTGAGGGGCAGACAAGTAGCGGCATGGATCGCCTGACGTTCATCATCGAAAGTTTTCAGCAGCATCCCTTTGTCGAGAAGAAGTCCAACGCAGGCAAGGAGTACGAGGAGCAGTTTCGGGCACAGCTGGACGAGATCACCAATCGTGCGAAGGCCGAGCAGGATCTGCGCTTGCTGgcgacgcgccgccgccgccgcaactAATCCATGCCGGCAACTGTTTCGttccccccgctctctctttcccctctgcAGTTGTCTGGTGGCTCCTTTTTCCGCGGCCCGCCTGTgtgttttttgtttgtttgtttgatttctctctgtatgtgtgtaaGTGCACTTGTTTGCGTGTGTCTAAGCGGGCTATTggctgtttctctcttggGCTCTCTCCTGGGGCACGCAccaccgtctctctctccctgtgtgtggctgtgcttgtgtgtgcgtgctttgTTGTTATCGACGGAAGTGgtcctctctccaccccccaccccccaccttAAAGCCTCAAAAAGGGACGGAACTGAGAGCCACGCGCcatgtgtgtttgtgtttttttttttgcggccGTACTGCTCGTGTGGCGCACTGTGCAGAGGCGTTTTGTATGAGCGGCTCCTTTGGTATGTGTCGTTcttcccccgcccccttctctttcacttGACGGCCTCTGCGGGttcgctcctcttttccttctcgtaTCCGGTGCGTgctcacacgcgcacggGTCTCACTAAAAAGATAGCAAAGTCGAACAGGCGAGTGAGGCGTTTACCCACTGGCACACCCATGCACGCCTACACCCAAACGTACACCCAAAcacctccccaccccccacacacccacacgcattAAGTAGATGAGCAGCGGTGAAGGAAGAGACAGCATGCCGGCCACAAAAGAGGACAGAGCGTGCGAATTTGGAATGCGACTGTTGGGGTGAATGACCCTGGTTTTACTCAATAAATGATCAAAAGCGAAGGCGGCGGGCAATGtgtcctctctttcccccctaCCTTCCCTCTTACTGCTGCTTACTCTTGCTGTTGACCGCCTAACGCTCTGCTGCGAAGCTACCGTGCCCGTGTACTCACCATATGCAAATCCCAccacctctttcttctcctatcctttctcctctttcactATCACGGTTTCAAcggctttctctctctctctctctctcgccccacttcacttctcctctgcgcctccccccacttCCATCGTGTTACCCTTTTTTCAGGTCTACGATGCCGAGCCTCTGCATCTTTCTCCCTCGtatctctctccctgcttctccgcctttccTCGCACCCCATCCTACTGGATTTCATGCagtcctctccctctccccgccaTGATGATGCATAGCgtgaaaaaggggggagggggcgaggcACACTggaaaggcggaggagaaacaaaCTACTGCAAGGCGCGCCTGTGTCTGCGTCTGTTTCTTGTGGTTTATCTTTAGACCCTCTTTCTGCCTCCGTATCTCACACTTCTCTCGCATCAATGGACCCGCTTGAAAatgcctcttttcctttctcctctttcggTGCTGTTTCACGGCCATCATCTCTTTCCTCATCTTCCTCCCATCGTCCACCGGCTCTAGAAGTTGCCCTCCGCATTGTGCCTTGCTAAGGTGACGAGGCAGATGCGCACCGTAGAAATCGTGTGCTTCTCGGTCTTCACTTGCACCGCGCattcactctctccctctcgttctctctaCACACGCTCAGTAGAAGCGGCCCTAAAATGTGGAGAGTATGTCTACTGCCTCACTGCGTGTTAGTGCGCTCGTTAGGCGCTAAAATAGGTACggatcacacacacacacacacccatgcaTGGAGTTCCACAAGGTTTTCGAGGAGACACcagctctctccttccttctttcctctttctatTCCAACGCTTACATTCATCATGCCACTTTCTCTACTTTAGCTTTGTCTGTTATTGGCAGCCCAAGTACGGTTAATCGTGGCACCTCGCACTCTTCTTTTCTATAGAGGTGGTTGCCATCAAGGCCGTACAAGATGCGCGGGctcggtgctgcggcggacGTGGGCGCGTTGCTGGTGATACCTATGTTCTTGGCACGTCGATCATCACCTTAGCCTTCTGACGCCCGTGTGCACGAGCGAAAGACATCGGTGCCCAtttttctctgcttgtgtgtgcccttcaccccctccccccccccccacacacatccacacactcGTATGAATTCGTCGCTTCTCCAAGATGCATTAGTGCAGTGATTATGTTTTTCGACTCAAGTGATGACGGCGGCTGGTGATGTCAACATGAttttccccctttcgtcTTTTCATGGGTTGAGGTAgcggtgctctctctctctctctctcgtgcgcgcgcgcttgtGAGGGCTTTGTATGTATGACCTAGTGCGGGAGCGTAAGAGAAAGTGTCGACTCTTACCACGTGCGTACAAGCATACGCGCCGGGAGCAGGCAGCTTTTGCCAACCAATGTCTCATCTTCGCAAGCGTTGGTGCCCCGTCGTACGCTCAGGCTCTTGTCCACATTGATGAAGGGAAGTCAAATTGAAGAGCGAGAAGCAGAACACAACGGAGGTGATGTaccccttcacctcctctctcccacgtTCGCGCAGATCCCAGTGGGCAAAGAGGGAATTCTTCTTGGATGGTTCCTCATTATGTGTTGGGCCTCGGAGTGTGCCAGGTCGTTCTCTCTATCTCTGTATGTACGCAGTTTTGTGTATGCTAGCAACGTGGTTGCACACGCCGCATCAGTAGAGCGACATCATTTTTCCTAAGAGTAATGCCTGCTGGCGATGCCAACGCGagtcctctttttctctagTATTtgttcctctctttcgtgtTCCTAAAATGTTGGGAGGGAAGTGGTGGGCTGGGCCGCACGACCTAGTGCtccgtccctcccccctttttgtctCCGGTGCGCAGCTTTCACCAACCAGCTTGGTATCTTTTGCGGTCGAGACTTGCaagtgcgcagctgccgcactctTCGATAGATACTTGAAGTCAAAGTGAAGAGCAAGATGAGATGCATCTACGCTTGAAAGCTGTGTAGAGGTGTATGTAGGTGTGTATGACGGCAACTGCGGAGTTCACACGGGAAATACTCGATTGACCCGCTGCATCAGTACAGCGACATCATCTTTTCGAGTGGTGATGCCTGCTGGCGATGTCAGCAAGATTGCATACCATATGCGGTATCCGACCTGTACTTGCAGTTGAAAAAGAAACCTCTCGGGCATGCTCTACTGTTGCGTCTTTGACTGGGGTGGATGGGCAACGACATAGGAGGCAAGAAAAATGCACAAGCAATAGACGATGCAGAAGCAATACGGCGCGCGGGCGTCCTCGTCGAGGTGtgtgtacacacacgcacacacagatgGGACACGTCCGTCGTACCGCTGATGATCAGCTTAAAATCTTCGCCTGAGTGTCACTGGGGAGCATCCATGCTGTTCAACCTTTCATCTTCGAGCCCTTTTAATTCTAACAGACGACGTGCACGTGTCTGTGTATCTCCCTCCGCGTGCGCTGGGGGGCTGCTAGCATTGGCTAACACCTGAGCAGAGCGACTAGAGCTTGTACACCTCCCTAGAGGCGTTGAAACGCGCAGCATGTGCTTGTGTGATGCTACTCATCGACCCCCTAATCAGATAGGGGCATTATTTGAGCTGACTGTGCTACACTGATGCATGTTGGGAAAAGTAGAAGAAGAGGGACACTAGGAGGCAAGGCgtgtgtggtgctgcacaCGCTTCTGCCTCGTTCCCGAGCACAGTTCTTCTGGTGTTGTGCCTTTCTCTTATTCGTTTTCTCGAAGTGATGCGCCGAGCAATGCTACGTCGGCAGACGTCGCCACGCGCACATCGgagcaaaaaagaaacacaccaatgccccccctccctccccccatacACCCACATACAAGAAAAGGCTTATCTGATTAGCATCAGACTGAAGGAGTTGCCAGACGaggtatatatatatatatatatatatatatatatatatagtaGTAGTAGTGGTAGTACGTACTTACGTTACGTTAACGTACGTCGGACGTAGTTCGTACGTTACGGTCGGTCGGGTCGTCGTCCGTCGGCCGACCCGACNNNNNNNNNNNNNNNNNNNNACCCCTAACCCAACCTAACAAACGAAAACGGAAACGTTAACGTTACTTCGTAGTTAGTACATACACGACGTAGAAGGAGTAGTCGACGACGAGtagtatatatatatatatatatatatatatatatatatagggTGATGGGAGTGACTTTACCGCTTTAAAGCTGGGCCAAGTTGCTTACGCGTGGGCTGCCTGGCGCCAGCCCACTTTGTTTTCTGCGCAACAACCCTTTTTTTGGTTGGTTTTATCGTTTGTCACTCTTCACTTCCTCCACGTCAGGGATGGGCTCTCCCCTTCGCTCACCTCTGTGAAGTATtttgtggggggggagggggaggggggaaacaTACTCACCCCCACTACCCTTCGCCTGCCGTTTTCCCTGTCCTCGCCTCACCTTCTactgcctcctccatctctgtctctctctctttctttctaCAGGTGTCACCTGGGCGCATCTTGTGGTTTGCTTTACACGACTCATTAGGAAGGGAAACCCGACCGAGCGAGCGTACAATACCAAAGACCGCAAAAGTGCAAgacgaaggagggagagaattGGTGTGCTGCCGGCCCTGCCGTTGGCGACTGCGTGTTATCTCAGTGCTTGCGTGTTCGTCTGTTTTGTGAGGGCTTCAccacgtgtgcgcgcgggTGTTTGCTGTTGACTTGGTGGCTCTCTGTGCATTGGTGGGGCTCGCTTTTCGttgtgttgtttttcttcttttcctctgtcTCTCATCGCCCGAGTGCGAGGAGTTAAGGTGGACACCAaagccccctcctccctccaacCGAGCCAAACGCAAAGAAGCATTGAagtgctctctctttctctttgttcccccccctcccccctgcttCACGAACAACGCGCACTGATACTGCACATACACGTCCTGCGACTACCTGCTTCGGTGTTCTTTTCTCTACTCATTCAACGCTGCTCGCGCTCATACATACACCACGCACCGGCCCGTCtactccccaccccccgctcGATCGCTTAGTCAATAATTTCTCCACACAGACGACGCGATGTTCAACAaccaagagaagaagggcgcCAAGCAGGCCGTCAGCACCAAAGCTGGTGCTgagcgtcgccagcgccaaCTCATGTCAGTGCGTCACAAGGTTCACGGAGAGGTGATGAAGCACCTGCGCGCCGAAGATCAGGAAGACCTTGCGATGCTTGACGGTAACGGCGGTGTGGCGCAGGTGTCCAACCCGGAGGACGTCTGGTCGTACGACGCCAGGTCTACACCCGCTTCGGTGCCCTTGCAGCTCCTCCCAACCCTCGTGAACATGTGCATGAACGGACCGACAGACCGCGAGGTGTTTCAAGGCACACTGCTGATCCGTAAGATCCTTTCCGTCGAGAAGGACCCGCCGTACGATGCTGTGACATCGAGCGGCGTGGTGCCACACCTGGTgggactgctgcagcgcgaggacTACCCGGAGCTGCAGTTTGAGTCTGCCTGGGCCCTGACCAACATCGCTGCAGGCACGTCGGAGAACACAATGATGCTCGTCGCCTGTGGTGCGATTCCACGCttcgtggcgctgctggggtcCCCGAACGCGGACTGCCGCGATCAAAGCGCGTGGGCCATCGGCAATCTCTCTGGTGAGGGCGCGGCCTGCCGTGACGAGGCGCTGAGCCACGGCGCCATGGCTGCACTGCTAAACGTGCTGAGCGTGAAGGAGCAGCCGATTCATGTTCTACGCAATGCTACGTGGGCTGTGTCAAATTTGTGCCGCTGCAAGCCACTACCGCCGCTGGAGCGTGTGGCAATTGCCCTGCCGACGCTGGTGGATCTCCTCAACAGCTCCGATGATCAGCTCATTGTTGATGCGGCGTGGGGTATCTCGTACATCAGTGACGGCCCGGCAGAGCgggtgcaggcggtgctcgAGGCTGGCGCTGTTCCTCGCAttgtgcagctcctctccGTGCCGAGTACAAACGTGAAGCTGCCGGCAATTCGCATTATTGGCAACATCGCCGCCGGCACGGATGAGCAGACGCAGGTTATCATTAACAGCGGTGCTCTACCGGCCATGGCCGAGCTACTGCGCCACCCAaagcgcgcgctgcgcaagGAGACGTGCTGGACCGTCTCGAACATTGCTGCCGGCCAGGCGTACCAGATCGATGCGCTCGTGAACTCGAACGTTTGCATCCCCATCTTGGAATGTCTTAGCGCGCCAGAGCTCGATGTGAAGAAGGAGGCGGTATGGACCATTGCGAACATCACTTTCTGCGGCTCAGTGGCGCAGGTGAAGTACCTCGTCAACATCGGGGTCATCCCGCCACTatgcgaggcgctgcgcacatACGACCCGAAGATCGTGACGGTcgcgctggaggcggtgcagtgcTTCCTCCAGGTTggcgaggacgagaagaCGTCAGGCGGCATGGAGGAGAACATCGTAGCGAAGCAGGTGATGGACTGCGGCGGTGTAGACTCCATCGAGCAGCTTCAGACGCACGCTGACAAGAACGTATACAACATTGCGCTTCAGATCCTGGAGAGCTTCTTCACGACGGAGGACGAGGCGGGCCAGATGGACAGCGCTATGGGGGCTGGCATGGTGGACTTTGCGCAGGGCAACCCCAACGTTGGTGGCGGCCAGTTTAACTTCTAGCGAAAAAGTTGGAATCAGCGAGTGAGTGGCTCTTGAAGGCGCTGACTAGCGTGTTAAAGACAAGGAAACACAGAGGGCGACAGCGTCCAGCAGGTGCTCATGCCAAGAGGAAGAACGAGTGtggctgagggagaggaaagccGGCGAACaacgagaggagagggcggtCAGGGAGATGCCCTCCCTGCAGTTTTGTATTATCGAATCTGGTTGATCTTCGCCGCTTAAagtgccccccttttttccgtTTCTCTTTGGTATTGTTATTTTGTGCTGgtcagcgctgcggtgggcGTCGTTGGTGCCGTTGGTGATgtggtcgctgctgcgtcgggatttttgctcctctctgtgccccCCATTCTTTTTGTTGGTGTCGTTTGTGAGGGGGGCGTTCTGGGGAAGGGGCCAAGTGCTGGAACGTGGGGGCTGCcctctgtcgccgccgccggtccCGCGGCAAAGCCCGTGGGCTGTGCGGGCGgcgggcgcggcggcggggggggggcggagcaAGCGGGATGCTGTAGAAAGCAGAGGGGCAAGCGTATGGCGAAGAAGGAGGTCAGAGCACGCTCCAACAGACAATGCGTTGGCGGGCACTAATGTGACTGTTTAGTGGATATCGGGTGGGGAGGGTAGTGAAGCTGAAAAGGTCGACTAAACCGCGGGATGGAGGTGGGGTGAAGTGAATCGTCATGCAataggagagaggcggaggagaaagagagagggagagagggagactgCTGGCGTGCTTTCTTTGTGCGGGTGTGTATGCCTTACATCGCTTTTTATTCgcctgtgcacgtgcgcatccacctcctctccttttcttctttcccgttctctctctctctcggtgttcttgtgtgtgtgtgtgtgtgttttcctctttcaGCGTCTATGTCTCCCGCTGGTGTTTAGGTGCTAAATGTGTCGCTCACTCCTTCTTGTATTGCAGAGGAGCAACGCACTCGAGGACGGAAGACAGGGTAAAACTAACATAAGAGGTCTCTCAGTGCTACACGAGTCCTTTCATATTAGCCACGCACGCTGTTATGTTGTCAGTGCGCATGAGTGGGCGCATTCGTGTCAAGTAAGTAGGCGTGTGCGTCCGCGTTGTCTGTGTTGTTATTTTGCTGTGCTTGGCTTGCCTTCTGCACCCCagagtgtgtatgtgcgtatgtgttCGGTTGGGATAAGTGCCTTTTAAAGTAGACTATGTTGAGTATACTTCGACGTCTTCCCACGCCTCCGGcccgtctcctcccccccctacccTCCTGTTTGCCTGTCTTGTCTTTGGTACTTACCTTTCCGTCCTACGATCTGTTCATATTCCTCacgggagagggagggggtggggagggaaggggggacgCAGAAAGTCATGCCTAAAGAAGACTGACCAACAGACATTCAGTGCgttggagagaaagagagaggcttACACGTGAGGcgcatttgtgtgtgtgtgtgagggggggcTCTCCGTGTTCTCTCTATtaccctctctttcgtgcttccttccccctctctttttttccctcgttGTCTACATAGTGTAACAGACGAACTTCTTCCCCATTGCTAAAAGTcaccacacatacacacgctcACTCGAGGAAAGCGAAGACACCTCTGACTGGACGAGAAGGTCGTCATGGCGTCAATGATGtcgaagggggggggggtgtttCGACggtgaagcagcggcagagaatAGAATTCCATCGCTGGTTACCGTCGACAAGGTGTTGCTCTGATGATCTCGACAGTGGTGTCCTTCATCCCCAGACTCTGTTGTCAGTGAGGCAAGTAGGCATACAGGCTCACGCAAAGAAGATGCTCTTCCCTGCTCGCCATCCTGCTGACTGCGCCGCCTGGCTCTTCATGTTCACCTTGTGTCTATTATTCTATGTCTTGTATTCGCATCTTAGGTGACCGCACCCTCTGCCTccaccttccctctctttacTCGTACTCTGAATTCTGCCCGCGCAttcacatgcacacataTGCCTAGAAATGGCGAGGATCTGCCAAGAGTAACAgtcgtgctgctctccctcctgtCTACTGCTTTGCGTTGTTCTCTTCACAATAGTTTTGTGTTCACCCTGTCGTCTCACACTCTCTGCTTCTCGacctttttctcccccctcccccagaaGAGCTTCTTAGGTATGACGCACAGAATCCTCCACATTGTGCGCAAGGTGCGCACCTTCAGTTTCACGGCGAACTACCGCAGCCACCCGTTTGCCTGGTACGGAGGCCTCTGCTGCGTGCTGTTCAGCTGGGCCAACTATGCCCAGTACAAGCGTCTTGCGCCAATGTTTCCCAAGTATGAGCGCTACCTAACGGAGGAGGGTGGACGCATGTtggaggcgaagcggcagGAGCTTGCGGAGGTGAGTCGGTACAACCACATGGTAGGGGCTATGCGAAGGGACCTCAGCGGCAAGTGATCCGCTGGAGCGTTCGTGTCACGAACCGGTGATTTTGTGCGTTGCAAGTGCACTTTAGTCTGTCGGGCACAATCAAGAAAAGAGCCGATCCGCCGAGGCAGCGGTTCTGCGAGTTGCTCCTGCTACGATGGCTTTGCCGCTGTGCAGTTGTCCCCATCCTACGAggttgtcgctgctgttttttctttctctttcctttgaTGCCCCGCTGAGggggtgcagagagagagaggggtgtgtgggtgggcgggcTGTTGTTCGCCGAAGTTATATGTGGCGGCACGGATGCCAATGCCTTCTAGCCTTttcgcacacagagaggcgcgcttgtagtgtgtgtgtgtctgtggggggggggagaaggggagaggtggagagggggcgaTTGGAGACACTCTCGCAACCTCCTTGATACACACAATCCGAGccgtagggggggggggggggcttcgCATTGCACAAAGAAGAGCTGGAAGAGAGTCGGGCACACACAAGTCATTGGAAAGGGCTTCTCCTggtccccccctcctcccataCCCACCCAGCAAAGTTGTGTGGTATTAGTGTGGTGGTGATTGTGGAAAAGAACATGACTTTGTCCACCCCCTCCGTGGGCCCTCTCTCACAGTTTCTCCTTCATGCCTATCACACGTGGACACAAACGGGCGTGTGCTCCAGCGTTCTGCTGTTGTTCCGGGTAGAGAGCGAGGGACGAGATAGCCCATATGCTGTGCTTATCTCTTCCGCTTCGCCAtttgcttcttctgctcATTTTctcacttcctctcctccctgtcttgccccttctccttcccagGCACAGAGGCGAGGGGCTGAGCTGCACCATCATTGAGCTTCATACGCTGGCTGGCAGGGAGTCAAGCTAGAGTGCAGGAGGGAAgggacgaggaggcacaACTCCTTTCTTGTGTGGTGTATAAAGGAAGCACACCGGCGCTTTCTCTCATTCGAGGACGAGGTAACGCGCTTCAGGTACCTATATCCACTGGGAAGCATGCAGATCATGTCGCTTCGAGAACTTGTCGTGCTCTTCGACAcacaactgcagcagctgactcTGTCATACCTCGCAGGCGGGTTCTTCGCGCTGCAAACGACAGTTGTGTCCATCGCCACTCTGGTAGTGTGCAgctctcttgctctcgccaccagcagcggcgccggtaGCTCCGCAGTGCTCTTCACTCAAACCCCGCTTCTCTTCACGAGCTTCACATCATTTGTCTCCCTCTCGGTGCTCACGTTAATGATATTGACGCTGTTCTACcgggtggtgggtgggcgctTTCTCTACTCACCTCGAGAGACTCGGTACGTGGTGGACTGGATCCTCGACACCATCTCTCGGCCCGCTATGGAGGAAACCGTGCGCCTACTGCTTTCGCCGAACAAGCGCCGTGAGCGCTGCATATTCTTCACGGGTCTGTGTCTCGTCGGCGAGGTCGGCAAATTACTTTCGTTTTGGACTCTCTGCACGTTGGTGTCGATGGTCTGGTGTGGATGGAGCGTGCGGCGTACGTGGTACCAGTACCAGTGGGCGGGTTAGTTGTTATTCTCCTTTCCCTGGTCCCTGACGacggcggggagggggagaggaggacacaCTTCAGTGCGTGCTATCCCAGGGGGCTCAGTACACCACTCCGGGTGGGGAGGCcgtgcaccccctcccccccgctcGCCCTGCCAATACCGCGCCACCCCTGGTGGGGACCGGGCCAAGTGCCTGTGACGCGGAGAGGTCAGGGCGATTCACCGACACGGCTGTCCGCGGCCAGGTCcctggacggcgtggcgtcggagcaTCCTGCACCAGTGAGCACGTTTGTGTCGCCCACATGATGGGCAGGGTGTcggcgtgactcgagcgtacCCCACCCCGACGGGGATGCACCGGGTTGGCGACCGGCCTAgtgggtgcggctgcgcgggGGCTTGAGATGCGTGGCGTGGGCAGCGTCTgcggcaggggccgtgcacCGATGGCGGAGttggcgcattgctgtagcATGCGTCTCGGACTGCCGTGCGCCAGGCGATGTGCCTGCGGCAGACCGGCGCacgtgggggggagggtgaggggggacgGTGGAGCGGCGTTTGACCGCATGTGCTGTATATGGCAGAGAGTGGGCACGTTGAGGAAAGAATTCGATCACATGGAGGGGACACATCTCTCTGTGTACTTTCGCCGGTGTGCGTCTGTCTtctgcgcttcagcagcggtTATtgtgcgacgctgctgcacacctTCTTTTCATCTCACCTCAGCTTCTTTGCCGACCTACCCACAGCACGCCTCTTCGCCTCACTGCGTCCTTTATTCCTGACTTAGCGGCCACGCAAACGTCAGCAGAGCACCACTTGATACGTGCATTTCAAAGTTGTGTGTGAAGCGTCGCTCTTCTCAAGTATAATCGACGCTCATTCTCTCACTACGTtctcgcctctttccttctaCCTGCGGAGCCATACACCCTTCCCttacctcctctcctcaacGCCACGCTCACCAAAACAAACGCGTTGCCAGActttggtctctctctctttctctgtgggtgtgcgtctATTGCACAGCTTTTCTCACCAAcgcgtttttttctcctAATTTCACTCCTGCCTTGCGCAGGTCGTTCTTTCCTCTGCGTGAGTGCCCATGCGCCGTGGCGTGGGTCAGTTCAACCAGGCCTACGGTCGCGGTAATTGCAGCAGGCGAGAGGATCAGCGATGTGGCAGCTACAACGATCGCGGTGGTCGTGGTCGATCCTTTAGGCCGGATTCCTCTTCTAGTAGTCGCTATGATTCGCCccaccagcaacagcacgGCAGCTACGGCCACTACGGTAGCGGCGCGTCGCGGTCGTGTTCTGCGTTGGATGCTGATTCAGTCGCGGACCGTCAGCGTGACCGCAAggcgcggcgccggcaggagcggcaagagaagaagcagtTGCGCATTGAAAGACACGAGCAATGGACTCAGAAATCTCAGAAAGCTCGGCAGGAGGCCCGGAATAGCAGGGCGGCTGACCAGATTCACCAGCAGCGGAAACGTCTGCGAGCAGAGCGAGCCCTCACGTCAACAGCAGCCGAG
It encodes the following:
- a CDS encoding hypothetical protein (TriTrypDB/GeneDB-style sysID: LpmP.30.1190) translates to MQIMSLRELVVLFDTQLQQLTLSYLAGGFFALQTTVVSIATLVVCSSLALATSSGAGSSAVLFTQTPLLFTSFTSFVSLSVLTLMILTLFYRVVGGRFLYSPRETRYVVDWILDTISRPAMEETVRLLLSPNKRRERCIFFTGLCLVGEVGKLLSFWTLCTLVSMVWCGWSVRRTWYQYQWAG
- a CDS encoding importin alpha, putative (TriTrypDB/GeneDB-style sysID: LpmP.30.1170), whose translation is MFNNQEKKGAKQAVSTKAGAERRQRQLMSVRHKVHGEVMKHLRAEDQEDLAMLDGNGGVAQVSNPEDVWSYDARSTPASVPLQLLPTLVNMCMNGPTDREVFQGTLLIRKILSVEKDPPYDAVTSSGVVPHLVGLLQREDYPELQFESAWALTNIAAGTSENTMMLVACGAIPRFVALLGSPNADCRDQSAWAIGNLSGEGAACRDEALSHGAMAALLNVLSVKEQPIHVLRNATWAVSNLCRCKPLPPLERVAIALPTLVDLLNSSDDQLIVDAAWGISYISDGPAERVQAVLEAGAVPRIVQLLSVPSTNVKLPAIRIIGNIAAGTDEQTQVIINSGALPAMAELLRHPKRALRKETCWTVSNIAAGQAYQIDALVNSNVCIPILECLSAPELDVKKEAVWTIANITFCGSVAQVKYLVNIGVIPPLCEALRTYDPKIVTVALEAVQCFLQVGEDEKTSGGMEENIVAKQVMDCGGVDSIEQLQTHADKNVYNIALQILESFFTTEDEAGQMDSAMGAGMVDFAQGNPNVGGGQFNF
- a CDS encoding hypothetical protein (TriTrypDB/GeneDB-style sysID: LpmP.30.1180); the encoded protein is MTHRILHIVRKVRTFSFTANYRSHPFAWYGGLCCVLFSWANYAQYKRLAPMFPKYERYLTEEGGRMLEAKRQELAEVSRYNHMVGAMRRDLSGK
- a CDS encoding RNA-binding protein, putative (TriTrypDB/GeneDB-style sysID: LpmP.30.1160), whose product is MRDPTNTVWVGSYDPAFHSRSMLCRAFWPFGRVMEISIHDGKSYAFVHLRRTEEAKAAVDALMESRELGAAIFNYSKMHDYTEEEMSLPHDPNIVEEPPVTDPAPAPAPGTRRQRDYDGSRDPCDERGAREAECVRDAPAPPQRRARHEREAKEPSNVLWVGNLVPYITNEKLTEVFEVFGPISSVSRLGRSNMAFLHYETVEQCTMAIETMKGRPIEGVMLSLNYGHDAQHANDVAGGSGTGAEGPAGSGGHNYGNVPLTADGIPVNETPTNIIYLGHLPADAEAKDVEDLFTPYDGFIFSKFVGTSGIGFGHFDTIESSRLARAGLSNAMIKGTPIRVSFGKQNHTYTMADRRRIGEPALGNGGGEFNLDAMMRGPGVQLDGTTGALVAGGYGGGTLVLPAMGGGAAGGGIGGTESNVYVRKREAPEMTLENRLQSLLGSTYNSCGARGLEISPSQIQAVCQLVDNCVSESACETLRQALTLYSPLRAVHIFNVVAKRMREFSDDPHKRLFVLYAVTHVLLGVSTEYVPFTEAALNAYLMVLLVASEGQTSSGMDRLTFIIESFQQHPFVEKKSNAGKEYEEQFRAQLDEITNRAKAEQDLRLLATRRRRRN